A stretch of Natronococcus sp. CG52 DNA encodes these proteins:
- a CDS encoding DUF6653 family protein, with product MTVERLTFEIVDMLKELTEIENMWARHSNPKSGWSRMAAGFVAVGALYHRQWKLLGLILLFLIINPVLFREPSEELDDWMYKVVRDEERWTNDGHRLIGLGYPQILNTVSIPIGLYGLYAAYKRKPVSTLVFTLASQGLNQWCLKEIIEYYEEVDSQ from the coding sequence GTGACAGTGGAACGTCTCACTTTCGAGATAGTTGATATGCTCAAAGAGTTGACGGAGATAGAGAATATGTGGGCCAGACACTCCAATCCGAAGAGCGGGTGGAGTCGAATGGCAGCAGGGTTCGTGGCCGTGGGCGCACTCTACCATCGGCAATGGAAGTTGTTGGGGCTCATTCTCCTATTCTTAATCATCAATCCGGTGCTATTCCGCGAACCAAGTGAAGAGTTGGATGACTGGATGTACAAGGTCGTACGTGATGAAGAACGCTGGACTAATGACGGGCACCGCCTCATCGGTCTCGGCTACCCACAGATCCTAAACACCGTGAGTATCCCAATCGGGCTCTATGGTCTCTACGCGGCGTACAAACGCAAGCCTGTCTCAACGTTGGTTTTCACGCTCGCATCACAAGGACTCAACCAGTGGTGTTTGAAGGAGATTATCGAGTACTACGAAGAAGTCGATTCGCAGTAA